The DNA region CATCACCGCTACGGCATGATGATGTTCATCGCCTCCGAGGTGATGTTCTTCGTCGCCTGGTTCTGGGCCTTCTTCGACGCCAGTCTCTATTCGGGCGAGGAGATCAACTATGCGCGCGCGGCCTTCACGGGCGGCGTCTGGCCGCCCAAGGGCGTCGAGCCTTTCGATCCCTGGCATCTGCCGCTCCTGAACACGCTGATCCTGCTCACCTCCGGCACCACCGTCACCTGGGCGCATCACGCGCTGCTGCACGGGGACCGCAAGGGCCTGAAGGCCGGGCTGTGGCTGACCATCCTTCTCGGCGCGACCTTCACCTGCGTGCAGGCCTATGAGTACAGCCACGCCGAATTCGGCTTCAAGGGCTCGATCTACGGCGCCACCTTCTTCATGGCGACCGGCTTCCACGGTTTCCATGTGCTGATCGGCACCATCTTCCTGATCGTGTGCCTGTTGCGCGCCTATCGCGGGGATTTCACGCCCAAGCAGCATCTCGGCTTCGAATTTGCCGCCTGGTACTGGCATTTCGTCGACGTCGTGTGGCTGTTCCTGTTCTCCGCGATCTATGTCTGGGGAACTGGCGGCGGCGCCGTGCATGGCGGATAACGCGGCAGCGCGGCAGCCTGCAGCGGCTGATCGCCTAGCCCGGCCCATCGCGGCCGGGCAGCCGGCGGGGAAGCATCGGAGCCGGCTCGTCTCGGCGATTTTCGTCCCGGCGATCTTGGCCCTTCTCGGCATCGCCATCCTCAGCGGGCTCGGAATCTGGCAGCTCGAGCGCAAGGCCTGGAAGGAAGGCCTGCTCGCCGCCATTGCCGAGCGGGCAAGTGCGCCTGCCGGCGAATTCCCGCCCGAATCCGGCTGGGCAGCCCTGTCCCCGGACAAGGACGAATATCGCCATGCGCGGCTCACCGGGCGCTTCCTGAACGACAAGGAGGCCCATCTCCAGGCCAATCTCGTCAGCCCCGGCAGGGATGACGGCGCGCTCGGCTACGATATCCTCACCCCGTTGCGGCTGGCGGACGGCGCGCTCGTCATCGTCAATCGCGGCTTCGTGCCGCTCGCCAAGAAGGAGGCCTCGACCCGTCCGGACGGACAGATCGAGGGCGAGGTCAGTGTCGAGGGCCTGATTCGCTTCCCGCAACCGCATTCCTGGTTCATCCCCGCCGACGACACTGCCAAGAATGTCTGGTTCTCGCGCGATCCCGCCCCGATCGCTTCGGCCTACGGCCTGCAGCGCGTCGCACCGGTGATCGTCGACGCCGATGCCGGCCCCGACAAAGCGGCGCTGCCGCGCGGCGGCCAGACGCGCATCGCGTTCGCCAATGATCATCTGCAATATGCCCTGACCTGGTTCGGGCTGGCGATCGTGCTCGCCGGCGTCTTCCTCGCCTCTGCGCTCTCGCGCCGCCGCAGCGAAACCCGAACAACGTAGCTCTGACCCGCCATCGCGGCTCTATTTGCGCGAGACCGGCTCCGGTCAGCGGCACCCTCGCCCCTTCCCCCCACCGTATCCTAGGCGCTATGGAGACGGCCCGAACCTGGAATCCCGACGTGCTCCATATTTCGACCCGCGGCGAGGCGCCCGCGATCTCCTTCACCGACGCCATGCTGGCCGGCCTGGCGCGGGATGGCGGCCTCTATTTGCCGCAAGCCTGGCCGAAACTCTCGCATGGCGAGATCGCGGCCTTGGCCGGCCTCTCCTATGCCCAAACGGCCGAATCCGTGGTCGGCGCGCTTGCCGGCGAGAGCCTGCCGCGCCCGGCGCTGCGCGAGGCGATCACCACCGCCTATGCGGCCTTCCGCCATCCCGCCGTCTGCCCTTTGGTGCAGATCGGCGACAATTTGTTCCTGCTCGAGCTTTTCCATGGCCCGACGCTCGCCTTCAAGGATGTGGCGATGCGGCTCCTGGCTGGGCTGATGGACGCGGCCCTCGCCCAGCGCGGCCAACGCGTCACCATCGTCGGCGCCACCTCGGGCGATACGGGCTCGGCCGCCATCGATGCCTTTGCCGGCTCCGAACGCGCCGATGTGTTCATCCTCTACCCGCATGGCCGGGTCAGCGAGGTGCAGCGCCGCCAGATGACGACGCCCGACGCCCCGAACGTGCACGCCATCGCGATCGAGGGCACTTTCGACGATTGCCAGGCGCTGGTGAAGGCGATGTTCAACCATCATGCCTTCCGCGACCGGCTGTCCCTGTCGGGGGTGAACTCGATCAATTGGGCCCGCATCGCGGCGCAAACCGTCTACTATTTCACCGGCGCCGTCGCGCTCGGCGCCCCGCACCGGCCCGTATCCTTCATGGTACCGACCGGCAATTTCGGCAATGTGCTCGCCGGCTTCGTCGCCAAGCGCATGGGCCTGCCGATCGAGCGGCTCGCCATCGCGACCAACGACAACGACATCCTGGCGCGCACGCTCGAGGATGGGCACTACGCCGTGAAGGGCGTCATCCAGACGGCCTCGCCCTCGATGGATATCGAGGTGTCGTCGAATTTCGAGCGGCTGTTGTTCGAGGCTTTTCGACGCGATGCCGCGTCGGTGCGCGCCGCCATGGCGTCGCTCGGCCAATCGGGCAGTTTCTCCCTCAAGGCCGAGGCATTGGCGCGCATTCGCGAGGAGTTCGACGGCTATCGCACCCGCGCCCCGGAAGCCGCCGCCGCCATGCGCGAAGTGTGGGGCGAGGCGGGCTATCTTCTCGATCCGCACACCGCCGTCGCCGTGCATGCGGCCAAGCGCGCCCTGGCACGCGACAAGGCGACGCCGATGATCGCGCTGGCGACCGCCCATCCGGCGAAGTTCCCCGAGGCGGTCGCGGCCGCCACCGGCCAGCGCCCCGGGCTGCCGCCGCATCTCCAGGAGCTGATGACGCGCAAGGAGCGTGTCACCGTGCTCGCCAATGACCGCAAGGCCGTCGAGAGCTTCGTGGAAAAGCATGCGCGGGCCGCTCGATCGCCGGCGGACCATCCGGGCTGACGCCGTTCGCAGACCTGACGCCGATTGGGACGCGCAGCAGCAATGAGGCCCGCGTCTCGCCTCGAAGGCCAATTCGTGACATGGATATCGCACGCCATGCGTGCAGGAGCCGATGAATGAACGCAAGACGCAATACGGTCGAGGGGCCGGGTGATATCAAGGTGACGACCTTGCCTTCCGGGCTCAGGGTCGCGACCGATCCCATGCCGCTCGTCGAGACGGTGCGTCTTGGAGTCTGGGTCGATGCGGGGTCGCGCGACGAGCGCCCGCAGGAGCACGGCATGGCGCATCTCCTCGAGCATATGGCCTTCAAGGGCACGGCACGGCGCTCCGCCAAGCAGATCGCCGAGGAGATCGAGGCCGTGGGCGGTGATCTCAACGCCATGACCTCCTCCGAGCAGACAGCCTTCGTCGCCAAGGTGCTCGCGGCCGACACCCCGCTTGCCCTCGACATCCTCTCCGACATTCTCCTGGAGCCGAGCTTCGACCCCGAGGAGCTCAAGCGCGAGCAGGACGTCATCATCCAGGAGATCGGCGCCTATAAGGATTCGCCCGAGGAGCTGGTGCACGATTATTTCACCGAGGCCGCTTATCCGGGCCAGGCGATCGGGCGCACCATCCTCGGCACGCCGGGGAGCGTGACCTCCTTCGACCGGCAGGCGGTGACGGATTTTCTCGGGCGCAACTACAAGACCTCCCACACCGTCGTGGCGGCGGCCGGCAAGGTCGAGCATGAGCGTTTCACCGACGAGGTCGAGCGCCTGTTCGCCCGCTTCCCGGATGCGCCGCCACCCGCCATGGTCCCGGCCCGCTACCTCGGCAGCGAGATGCGCGAGGATCGCCGTGCCGAGCAGGCGCATGTGATGCTGGGCTTCGGGGGCGTGTCCTATCTGGACGATGCCCATGACGCCGTGCAGGTCTTCGCCAGCGCGGTCGGCGGGGGCATGTCGTCGCGGCTCTTCCAGGACATTCGCGAGACGCGCGGCCTCGCCTATTCGATCTACGCCTTCCATTCGGCCTATCATG from Rhizobiales bacterium GAS188 includes:
- a CDS encoding cytochrome c oxidase subunit 3, with amino-acid sequence MADAHAKHHDYHLVDPSPWPLVGAVSVFFGAAGAIMWMKSLTIGGLHCGPYIAGAALIGIFYTMVAWWSDVIHEAQDLHLHTRVVQLHHRYGMMMFIASEVMFFVAWFWAFFDASLYSGEEINYARAAFTGGVWPPKGVEPFDPWHLPLLNTLILLTSGTTVTWAHHALLHGDRKGLKAGLWLTILLGATFTCVQAYEYSHAEFGFKGSIYGATFFMATGFHGFHVLIGTIFLIVCLLRAYRGDFTPKQHLGFEFAAWYWHFVDVVWLFLFSAIYVWGTGGGAVHGG
- a CDS encoding surfeit locus 1 family protein, whose product is MADNAAARQPAAADRLARPIAAGQPAGKHRSRLVSAIFVPAILALLGIAILSGLGIWQLERKAWKEGLLAAIAERASAPAGEFPPESGWAALSPDKDEYRHARLTGRFLNDKEAHLQANLVSPGRDDGALGYDILTPLRLADGALVIVNRGFVPLAKKEASTRPDGQIEGEVSVEGLIRFPQPHSWFIPADDTAKNVWFSRDPAPIASAYGLQRVAPVIVDADAGPDKAALPRGGQTRIAFANDHLQYALTWFGLAIVLAGVFLASALSRRRSETRTT
- a CDS encoding threonine synthase, with protein sequence METARTWNPDVLHISTRGEAPAISFTDAMLAGLARDGGLYLPQAWPKLSHGEIAALAGLSYAQTAESVVGALAGESLPRPALREAITTAYAAFRHPAVCPLVQIGDNLFLLELFHGPTLAFKDVAMRLLAGLMDAALAQRGQRVTIVGATSGDTGSAAIDAFAGSERADVFILYPHGRVSEVQRRQMTTPDAPNVHAIAIEGTFDDCQALVKAMFNHHAFRDRLSLSGVNSINWARIAAQTVYYFTGAVALGAPHRPVSFMVPTGNFGNVLAGFVAKRMGLPIERLAIATNDNDILARTLEDGHYAVKGVIQTASPSMDIEVSSNFERLLFEAFRRDAASVRAAMASLGQSGSFSLKAEALARIREEFDGYRTRAPEAAAAMREVWGEAGYLLDPHTAVAVHAAKRALARDKATPMIALATAHPAKFPEAVAAATGQRPGLPPHLQELMTRKERVTVLANDRKAVESFVEKHARAARSPADHPG
- a CDS encoding Predicted Zn-dependent peptidase, whose protein sequence is MNARRNTVEGPGDIKVTTLPSGLRVATDPMPLVETVRLGVWVDAGSRDERPQEHGMAHLLEHMAFKGTARRSAKQIAEEIEAVGGDLNAMTSSEQTAFVAKVLAADTPLALDILSDILLEPSFDPEELKREQDVIIQEIGAYKDSPEELVHDYFTEAAYPGQAIGRTILGTPGSVTSFDRQAVTDFLGRNYKTSHTVVAAAGKVEHERFTDEVERLFARFPDAPPPAMVPARYLGSEMREDRRAEQAHVMLGFGGVSYLDDAHDAVQVFASAVGGGMSSRLFQDIRETRGLAYSIYAFHSAYHDTGAFGVYAGTDPKKTRELALVTLDVLARAARELTEDEIRRAKAQSKVALLSAQEAAAPRASFMARSLLAYDRVLSREELTGRIDRLSVEDIRAVGRTLLETPMSVAAVGPLKKLPRIAELSGHLRPAEPVPAPAYAAGG